Proteins encoded in a region of the Eschrichtius robustus isolate mEscRob2 chromosome 14, mEscRob2.pri, whole genome shotgun sequence genome:
- the ARPC3 gene encoding actin-related protein 2/3 complex subunit 3 has translation MPAYHSSLMDPDTKLIGNMALLPIRSQFKGPAPRETKDTDIVDEAIYYFKANVFFKNYEIKNEADRTLIYITLYISECLKKLQKCNSKSQGEKEMYTLGITNFPIPGEPGFPLNAIYAKPANKQEDEVMRAYLQQLRQETGLRLCEKVFDPQNDKPSKWWTCFVKRQFMNKSLSGPGQ, from the exons ATGCCG GCTTACCACTCTTCCCTCATGGACCCTGACACGAAACTCATTGGAAACATGGCACTGTTGCCTATCAGAAGTCAGTTCAAAGGACCTGCCCCTAGAGAGA CAAAAGACACAGATATTGTGGATGAAGCTATCTATTACTTCAAGGCCAATGTCTTCTTCAAAAACTATGAAATTAAG AATGAAGCTGATAGGACCTTGATATATATAACTCTCTACATTTCTGAGTGTCTAAAGAAACTCCAAAAG tgcaattCTAAAAGCCAAGGCGAGAAAGAAATGTATACACTGGGAATCACTAATTTTCCCATTCCCGGAGAGCCTGGTTTTCCACTTAATGCAATTTACGCCAAACCTGCAAACAAACAGGAAGATG AAGTGATGAGGGCCTACTTACAACAGCTGAGGCAAGAGACTGGACTGAGACTTTGTGAGAAAGTTTTTGACCCTCAGAATGATAAACCCAGCAAG TGGTGGACTTGCTTTGTGAAGAGACAATTCATGAACAAGAGTCTTTCAGGACCTGGACAGTAA